A segment of the Panacibacter ginsenosidivorans genome:
TTTACATCGGGCAAAGCATATTTATCTGTAGCAAAATCTTCTGATACAGGAGCAGCCCTGTATGTTTTGCCTTGTGTACGGTAAGCACCTGAATAATTGATAAACCCGCCATTCTTACCAATACCAACGCCGTGGTTTAATGCAACAGAAAATGTGTTTCCATCGAGTGCGCCTGCGCTGTAGTAATCATTGTTGGCGTTATACTTTCTGGAATTATTTTTTGTATCCCAATAACCGCTCCAACCTGCATCTATTGTAAGATGATTAATGTCTTTTTTCAAAACAATATTTATAACACCTGCAATGGCATCCGAACCATACTGGGCCGAAGCACCATCACGTAATATTTCAATACGGTCAACCTCTTCTTCAGGGAACCCGTTCATATCAACACCCGAGCCTGCACGTCCTCTTGTTCCAAACAAACCAACAAACGCTGTAGGATGTCTTCTCTTTCCATTGATGAGTACGAGTGTATGATCGGCACCTAAACCGCGTAATGTACCAATGTCAATATGGTCGGCACCATCAGCACCACTTTGTTTATTGTAGTTAAAAGAAGGAGCAGATACATTTAATATAGAGGTAAGATCCATTTTTGCTGTAGGCAATCCTGCCTGGTGAATATTTATAACATCAACCGGTACCGGCGATTCTGTTTTTATGCGGCCACCACTGCGCGTACCAACCGTTACTACCTGTCCAATATCTGCGATGGTAGAGGCCATACGGACATTTATGGCAGTTTGACTGCCAACAGTAATTTCCTGGTCTGCATAACCAATAAAGCTAAATACAAGAATATCTGTTGCAGCCGCTTTAATGCTAAATTCCCCCTGTTTGTTTGTTAGAGTTCCGGTTGAAGCGGATTTTACTTTTACGGCCACGCCTTCCAACGGAATACCCGAAGAGGCATCAGTAACTTTACCTGTAACAGTTTGAGCAAACGATGTTTGTATGCATAATAATAGCGTAAACGCCAGCAGCATTTTAATTATTCTCATAAAGTGTAGTTTGGTTCACCCGAATATAATGATAAAAACAGTTTAGTTAGTGTTTCATTTTCCCCAAAATCTACTGAATAAAGTTTTTGAAGAAATAATTGTTTAGCCCTGCTTTTAGTTTTTATTGCATCAGTTGTTGCGTCGCACACTTCAGGTTTCTGAACTTTGTTGAGCAATAAAAATTATTTTAAAATATCGTATTGCAGTTGTACAAGCCCGGTATCATATGTTTTGGAATCGGTAAGTGCAAGTTTTGTCCTGGCGCTAAGATCTTGAAACAATGGTTTACCAGATCCTAATAAAATAGGGTGTACAGCTAACATTAATTCATCAACAAGACCTTCATTCATAAAGCTGCTTACAAGGCTTGCACCGCCAAATAACCAGATATCTTTCCGGGCCTCTTCTTTGATGTTTGCTACCGCTGTCGATAGATCTTTATTTACCAACGTAAAATTATTAGTGGAACTATCTGCCCATGTTTTGGAAAAAACATAATGCTTATATCCTGCATAATATCCTAGACCTGTTTTTAATACAAGCTCATAACTTTTTCTGCCAAAGAAAATGGTATCTATCCTGTTCATAAAATCTTTCATGCCATAATCCTGGTCCATAAAACACCAGTCGTATGCACCATTTGCATCTTCAATAAAACTGTCCATACTTACTGCAACATTCAGGATGATCTTTCTCATTATTTCAAATTTTAGTTATCAATAAAGATATAACTGTACAAGTGTGCGACGCAACAAAAGCTTAATGCTTTTAAATGCGCAGGGCTCATAATAATTTCGAAAAAGGAAATAAAACTATATCCCCACAAAATTAGTGGACTATTAACGCTTGCCGCATTATCTTTGCCCTCTTATGCAATTCGAAGAGATAAAAGAGAAGCTGGAAAGTTATAATGAGCAAGGACTTAAGATTTTTACTACGTCTTCGTTTCAGACACACAGTATGGTGCTGCTGCATATGATCAGCCGCATCGACAAAAACATCCCGGTATATTTTATTCATACCGGTTATCACTTTCCTGAAACACTGCAATACCGCGACCAGATAACGGAGTTGTTTGGCTTAAACCTGCGGAACGTGTTTTCAACAACTGCAAAAATTAACCAGCGTGATGTAAATGGTAAACTGCTTTTTGCAAGCGATCCTGATTACTGTTGTTACTTAAATAAAGTTGCCCCACTTGAACCGATATTAGCCGAACATGATGTTTGGATCAATGGTGTACGTGCAGATCAAAGCGATACCCGTAAAAGTTTTGCAATAGAGCAAAAAGCAAAATTTGGTGTTACACGTTTTCATCCCATGCTTGACTGGAATGGCAAGATGATCTACCAATACATTAATGAATATAACATTCCACGCAATCCGCTGGAAGAAAAAGGATATTTCAGCATTGGCTGTGAACCATGTACCCGTAAATTTGATCTTGATGCGGCAGATGGCCGCGGTGGCCGCTGGTTTGGCCTCAAGAAAACGGAATGTGGATTGAATACCGAACTCGTTACAAAATAATTTTTCATGCGCATTTTAATTACAGGTGGGGCCGGTTACATCGGTACTGAACTCGTATATGCTCTTGCAAATAACAATGCAATCGAAAGCATAACTGTTTATGATAATCTTAGTCGTGGCAACTTTAATTTATTTCTTGGCAAGCCCGTTAACAGCGAGAAAGTAAAGTTTGTACACGGCGAATTATTGGATAGCCGCAATCTTAGAAAGGTTCTAAAAGATATAGATATCGTGTATCATCTTGCAGCAAAAGTTACTACGCCATTTGCCAATCTTGATGGCCATATTTTTGAACAGGTAAATCACTGGGGCACTGCAGAACTAATGTACGCTTTGGAAGAAAATCCTGTGAAACAATTAATATTTGTAAGCAGTACTGCGGTATATGGAAGTACTACAGAGCCTGCAACGGAAGCCACAGAACCAAGACCAGATAGTTTTTATTCTATCTCCAAGCATCGTGCAGAACAACATGTGCAACGTTTGTTCAATAAAACAAATGCCATCATTATAAGGTTAGGTAATGTATATGGCTACAGCAAGTCCATGCGTTTTGACGCAGCCATTAACCGCATCATGTTCGATGCGCATTACACAGGTCGTATCACCATCAATGGTACCGGCAACCAGCATCGATCATTCATACATATTGATAAAGTAACTTTTGTTTTATCACAATTGCTGCATAGAAATATTCCAAGTGGTTTATATAATCTTACCGATAAAACTTTAAGTATACTTGATATAAGTGAGGCATTGCAAAATATTTATCCTGAGCTTGAATCATTCTTTATTAACCAGAATTATGCAGGGCATGATCTACAGGTAGAACGTAATTCAAAGTTACTGGAATACGTACCACTTGCAGATAGCAGTCTGGAGCATGAACTACGCGCATTTAAAGAACAATTCTCATTCAATATTGGTGGTACCGGTGATGTGTATGTGATTTAATTTTTTTGAGCCAGGCTGTAATTTTCCATAGCATCAACTGTTGCGTCGCACCCTTGTACTGCATAAATTTATTGTGCAATAATTGTGTGGACCGTTTTTTAAAAACGGCCCACACTTTTTTATTCCATTCCCGATAAACATTACACAAAACAATTATTATCATCAGCAGCACAGTAGGTTTGTAGTTTATAATTATCTTTAGCTCACAACATTTGTTATGCATATGAACCGTCGCACAGCTTTTAAACAATTGCTTTTTGTTTCTGCAGGCGCAGCGCTGATACCAGCATGTATGCAGGATAAAAATAAAGCATCTGTTATTTTGAAGAATTTTTCTATTACTGCAGGACAGGAACAATTACTTGCAGAACTTGCTGAAACAATCATTCCCAAAACAGATACACCAGGCGCAAAGGATATTTCTGCGCATTTGTTTGCTTTAAAGATGATAGATGATTGCAGCAGCAAAGAAGACCAGGATAAATTTCTAAAAGGGCTTACTGCTTTTGAAAGTTATAGCAACAAACAACTGGGCAAATCTTTTACAGCTGCAACAGCAACTGAACGAGGCAAAGTTCTTACAGAACTTGAAACGCAAAAGGATAAGGACCAAAAAGATGATGCTGCGCAATTTTATGGCACTGTAAAAAAATTAACGGTGCATGCTTACACCTCTTCACAATTTTACCTTACCAAAGTGCAGGTTTACGAATTGGTGCCCGGCAGGTATCATGGTTGTGTACCTGTAAAAGCTGGTGCATAAGGGTTGCTTTATAACAAAGCGTACAAGTGAGTGACACAACGATGCTTAATTAAAATACAAAAGCTGGCTTAAAAAATATTCTAACATTTAATCATGGCAGATAATAACACATTTGATGTAATAGTAATTGGCTCTGGTATCAGCGGCGGTTGGGCTGCAAAGGAGTTTACTGAAAAAGGGTTGAAGACATTGGTGCTCGAACGTGGTAAAGATGTTAAACATCTTAAAGATTATCCCACAACGAATATGATGCCGTGGGAATTTGAACATCGTGGGCAAGTGCCTTATGCTATTCAAAAAGATAATCCTGTAGTGAGCCGCTGCTATGCATTTCGCGAAGATGCCATGCATTTTTTTGTAAAAGATACAGACCATCCTTACGTACAGGATAAACCATTTGACTGGATACGCGGTTACCAGGTTGGTGGCAAATCTTTATTATGGGCAAGGCAAACGCAGCGCTGGAGCAATTACGATTTT
Coding sequences within it:
- a CDS encoding dihydrofolate reductase family protein, with the translated sequence MRKIILNVAVSMDSFIEDANGAYDWCFMDQDYGMKDFMNRIDTIFFGRKSYELVLKTGLGYYAGYKHYVFSKTWADSSTNNFTLVNKDLSTAVANIKEEARKDIWLFGGASLVSSFMNEGLVDELMLAVHPILLGSGKPLFQDLSARTKLALTDSKTYDTGLVQLQYDILK
- a CDS encoding phosphoadenylyl-sulfate reductase, whose translation is MQFEEIKEKLESYNEQGLKIFTTSSFQTHSMVLLHMISRIDKNIPVYFIHTGYHFPETLQYRDQITELFGLNLRNVFSTTAKINQRDVNGKLLFASDPDYCCYLNKVAPLEPILAEHDVWINGVRADQSDTRKSFAIEQKAKFGVTRFHPMLDWNGKMIYQYINEYNIPRNPLEEKGYFSIGCEPCTRKFDLDAADGRGGRWFGLKKTECGLNTELVTK
- a CDS encoding NAD-dependent epimerase/dehydratase family protein, which produces MRILITGGAGYIGTELVYALANNNAIESITVYDNLSRGNFNLFLGKPVNSEKVKFVHGELLDSRNLRKVLKDIDIVYHLAAKVTTPFANLDGHIFEQVNHWGTAELMYALEENPVKQLIFVSSTAVYGSTTEPATEATEPRPDSFYSISKHRAEQHVQRLFNKTNAIIIRLGNVYGYSKSMRFDAAINRIMFDAHYTGRITINGTGNQHRSFIHIDKVTFVLSQLLHRNIPSGLYNLTDKTLSILDISEALQNIYPELESFFINQNYAGHDLQVERNSKLLEYVPLADSSLEHELRAFKEQFSFNIGGTGDVYVI
- a CDS encoding gluconate 2-dehydrogenase subunit 3 family protein is translated as MNRRTAFKQLLFVSAGAALIPACMQDKNKASVILKNFSITAGQEQLLAELAETIIPKTDTPGAKDISAHLFALKMIDDCSSKEDQDKFLKGLTAFESYSNKQLGKSFTAATATERGKVLTELETQKDKDQKDDAAQFYGTVKKLTVHAYTSSQFYLTKVQVYELVPGRYHGCVPVKAGA